From Streptomyces sp. TLI_105, the proteins below share one genomic window:
- a CDS encoding helix-turn-helix domain-containing protein yields the protein MTLTLMSRAPERVPRQTTAPTPPSSRSGWLVQMLSEMPDANDRNHVYLGVHVRGPVTVVHERAKTLLEPNDLVFCDPARRHLLRFGEDCQMIFFRVPRCYLGVTESELDQVLGVPVRGGEGIGALASDFLTALAAKAEFRRSTIGDRRARTAVHLLSVLVMELLEAEMTDAADDASGAGNEMLSRVHAHIEEHLMDPDLSPESIARAHHISVRYLQKLFQNDGSTVSQWVRQRRLESCRFELGRSSRRTTMAAMAHRWGFSSPSHFSRTFRGAYGMSPSEWQALATSAFAPMADDIQDERRR from the coding sequence ATGACCCTCACACTGATGTCACGTGCGCCCGAACGGGTGCCCCGGCAGACGACTGCTCCGACCCCGCCCTCCTCCCGCTCGGGGTGGCTGGTCCAGATGCTCTCCGAGATGCCGGACGCGAACGACCGGAACCACGTCTACCTCGGCGTCCACGTCCGTGGGCCCGTCACCGTCGTCCACGAGCGTGCCAAGACCCTGCTGGAGCCGAACGACCTGGTCTTCTGCGACCCGGCCCGACGGCACCTGCTGCGCTTCGGCGAGGACTGCCAGATGATCTTCTTCCGGGTGCCCCGCTGTTATCTGGGCGTCACGGAGTCGGAACTGGACCAGGTGCTCGGCGTGCCCGTACGCGGCGGGGAGGGCATCGGGGCGCTGGCGTCCGACTTCTTGACCGCGCTCGCCGCCAAGGCGGAGTTCCGCCGGTCCACGATCGGGGACCGGCGTGCCCGCACCGCTGTACACCTCCTCTCCGTCCTGGTCATGGAGCTCCTCGAAGCGGAGATGACGGACGCGGCCGACGACGCGTCCGGAGCCGGCAACGAGATGCTGTCCCGTGTCCACGCCCACATCGAAGAACACCTGATGGACCCGGACCTCTCACCGGAGTCGATCGCACGCGCCCACCACATCTCCGTCCGGTACCTGCAGAAGCTGTTCCAGAACGACGGCAGCACGGTGAGCCAGTGGGTGCGGCAGCGCAGGCTCGAGTCCTGCCGGTTCGAGCTGGGCCGCTCCAGCCGGAGAACCACGATGGCCGCGATGGCGCATCGCTGGGGCTTCAGCAGCCCCTCGCACTTCAGCCGCACGTTCCGCGGCGCCTACGGCATGAGCCCGAGCGAATGGCAGGCGCTGGCGACCTCGGCCTTCGCGCCGATGGCCGACGACATCCAGGACGAGCGAAGGCGCTGA